In one window of Pseudomonas benzenivorans DNA:
- a CDS encoding tryptophan synthase subunit beta gives MLYVKRDTWGNLTQVEAAPFEGMDGEITADSQEAQAWYANQAMESNLLKLQQSDLDMIRVLEDLITVLIRKGVVRITDLPEAAQSKLVGRSKARDALGGLQRLINDDESGLI, from the coding sequence ATGCTGTATGTAAAACGTGATACCTGGGGCAACCTCACCCAGGTCGAGGCAGCGCCCTTCGAGGGCATGGATGGCGAGATTACCGCCGACAGCCAGGAGGCTCAGGCCTGGTATGCCAACCAGGCCATGGAAAGCAATCTGCTCAAGTTGCAGCAGAGTGACCTGGACATGATCCGGGTATTGGAAGATCTGATCACCGTGCTGATTCGCAAGGGCGTGGTGCGCATCACCGATCTGCCCGAGGCCGCGCAGAGCAAGCTGGTTGGCCGTAGCAAGGCCCGTGATGCCCTGGGCGGGTTGCAGCGTTTGATCAACGACGACGAATCCGGGCTGATCTGA